The Streptomyces sp. GSL17-111 region GAAGGTCGCCTACCGCCTGGTGCGCGGGAAGTACGACCAGAAGGACGCGCCCGGCGAGGTGAACCACTTCCAGGCGCTGACCTCGGCGGTGTCCGGAACGGTCGGCCTCGGCAACATCGCCGGTGTCGCCATCGCGATCTCCATCGGCGGCCCCGGCGCCACGTTCTGGATGATCCTCTGCGGCCTGCTCGGCATGGCCACCAAGTTCGTCGAGTGCACGCTCGGGGTGAAGTACCGCGAGTTCAACGCGGACGGCACCGTCAACGGCGGCCCGATGCTCTACCTCCGCAAGGGGCTCGCGGAGCGGGGCAAGGCCGGACTGGGCAAGGTGCTCGCCATCGGCGCCGCCGCCAGCCTCCTGTTCTTCACCTTCTTCGGCGGCAACCTCTTCCAGGTCAACCAGTCCCTGGAGCAGGTCGTCTCCGTCACCGGCGGTCAGGACGACAGCATCTTCGCCACCAGCGGCGGCGCGATCTTCTTCGGCCTCGTCCTCGCCGGCCTGGTCGCCCTGGTCCTCATCGGCGGCATGAAGAGCATCGGCGCGGTCACCAGCCGCCTGGTGCCGTCCATGGCGATCCTCTACGTCATCGCCTGTCTGCTGGTCATCACCTTCAACATCACCGAGGTGCCCAGCGCGCTCGGCACGATCGTCTCCGAGGCGTTCCAGCCCGAGGGCGTGGCCGGCGGTGTGATCGGCGCCCTGATCGTCGGCTTCCAGCGGGCCGCGTTCTCCAACGAGGCCGGTATCGGCTCCGCGCCGATCGCCCACTCAGCGGTGAAGACGAAGCGCCCCGCCACCGAGGGTCTCGTCGCGATGCTGGAGCCGTTCATCGACACGGTGGTCATCTGCACCATGACCGCCCTGACCATCGTCATCGCGGGCGGCCCGCTCTACCAGGAGACCCGCGACGCGGCCATCAAGGGCGAGGAGTTCGACACGGGCACCGGCGCCGGTATCTCCATCACCTCCGACGCCTTCGACACCGCGCTGCCCTGGTTCCCCTACCTGCTGACGGTCGCCGTGGTGCTGTTCGCCTTCTCCACGGTCATCACCTGGGGCTACTACGGCCTCAAGTGCTGGGGCTACCTGTTCGGTTACAGCAAGACCGGTGAGCTGATCTACAAGGTCCTGTTCTCGATCATCATCGTCACCGGTGCGCTGCTCAGCCTGGGCACGCTGGTGTCGCTGGCCGACTCCACGCTCTTCATGGCGGCCCTGTTCAACATCCTGGGTCTCTACTTCCTCGCCCCCGTGGTGCGGAAGGAGCTGCGCAAGGTCCTCAACTACGTCCGTCGCCGCGACGCGGGCGAGTCCGAGGAGGAGATCGAGGCCGCCGAGGCCGCCGAGGAGGCCCAGGAGGCTTCCCTCCGCAAGGCGTGACGCGAAACCCACGCGCGTGTCCCACTGGTCGTGAGGCCGTGTGATCCGTGTGTTCCGTGTGTCCCGTGTGCCCCTGCCCTCTCGGGCGGGGGCACACGGCGTTTTCCGGTGTGGCGTGCCCGGGCCCCGCATTATTGATTGCAGTAAGCATGTATATCCGGTCGCTGCGGGCGGGAGGTGGAGAATTTCCGGACAGCGCCGTGTTTCCGCCGGGTGATATATGGCCCCACGGGTCCATTTCGCCGGACCGAGGACCGCCACCGAGGACCGCCACCGGTGCCTGGAAGCCCGGCGAGCGCCCGTGCGTATGCTCGTTCCCATGCTGACCATCACCCGAGAGCTGCACGACCGGATCGTGGCCCACGCCCGCGAGGACCACCCCGACGAGGCGTGCGGCGTCGTCGCCGGGCCGGTGGGCCAGGGGCGCCCCGAGCGCTTCGTCCCCATGCTCAACGCGGCCCGCTCGCCCACCTTCTACGAGTTCGACTCGACCGACCTGCTGAAGCTCTACCGGGAGATGGACGACCGCGACGAGGAGCCGGTGGTCATCTACCACTCGCACACGGCGACCGAGGCGTACCCCTCCCGCACCGACATCAGCTACGCGAACGAGCCCGGCGCGCACTACGTGCTCGTCTCCACCGCCGAGTGCGGCAACGACGAGGGCCCCTTCTCCTTCCGCTCGTTCCGCATCGTGGACGGTGTGGTGACCGAGGAGGACGTCCGGATCGTCGACGCCTACGCCCCGACGGCCCAGGCCACGGCGTCCTGAGCGGTTCTGAGACGCCAACGTCCGCATCATGAAACGCCCGTCCGATCCCGGGATCGGGAATCGCTACGATGTGCCCATGGTTATCCACGACGTGAACACCGAGGCCCCGGGCTGCCTGCTCGTCGCGCGCCTGCACGTCGACCTGTGCCGCCTCTCCAGCGCCATGTGTTGAGGCCCGTCGGACGCGTGCCCGCACCGCCGACGTGACACCTCCGTACGCCCTCGCGCCCCCGCACTCTTCACCGACCAGGAGCACACCCATGGCCATCGAGGTCCGCATCCCGACCATCCTCCGCACCTACACCGACGGCCAGAAGGCCGTCGAGGGCAACGGCGGCACCCTCGCCGAGCTCTTCACCGACCTGGAGTCGCGGTACAACGGCATCCAGGAACGCCTGGTGGACGGCGGTGAGCTGCGCCGCTTCGTGAACGTCTACCTCAACGACGAGGACGTGCGCTTCCTGGACGGGATCAACACCCGGCTCGGCGACGGGGACAGCGTCACCATCCTCCCCGCCGTCGCCGGGGGCATGCGCTGATGCGCTACGACGCGCCGCTCGCCGCGGTGGGCAACACCCCGCTGGTGCGCCTGCCGCGGCTCTCGCCGTCCGAGGACGTCCGGATCTGGGCCAAGCTGGAGGACCGCAACCCGACGGGCTCCATCAAGGACCGCCCCGCCCTCCACATGATCGAGGAGGCGGAGAAGGACGGCCGCCTCACCCCGGGCTGCACCATCCTGGAGCCCACCTCCGGCAACACCGGGATCTCCCTGGCCATGGCGGCCAAGCTCAAGGGCTACCGCATCGTCTGCGTGATGCCGGAGAACACCAGCGAGGAGCGTCGCGAGCTGCTGGCCATGTGGGGCGCCGAGATCATCTCGTCCCCCGCCGCCGGCGGATCGAACACCGCCGTGCGTGTCGCCAAGGAGCTCGCCGGTGAACACCCCGACTGGGTGATGCTCTACCAGTACGGCAACCCCGGCAACGCGGGCGCCCACTACGCCACCACCGGCCCGGAGATCCTCACCGACCTCCCCTCGATCACGCACTTCGTCGCCGGGCTCGGCACCACCGGCACCCTCATGGGCGCCGGACGCTACCTGCGCGAGCACCGCCCGGACGTCCAGATCGTCGCCGCCGAGCCGCGCTACGACGACCTCGTCTACGGCCTGCGGAACCTGGACGAGGGCTTCGTCCCCGAGCTGTACGACGCCTCCGTCCTCACCTCCCGCTTCTCCGTCGGCTCCGAGGACGCCGTCACCCGCACCCGGGAGCTGCTGGCCCAGGAGGGCATCTTCGCCGGCGTCTCGACCGGGGCCGCCCTGCACGCGGCCATCGGCGTGGGCCGCAAGGCCGTCCGCGCCGGGGAGTCGGCCGACATCGTCTTCATCGTCGCCGACGGCGGATGGAAGTACCTCTCCACCGGCATCTACACCGCCGCCTCCACGGAGGAGGCCGTCGCCCGGCTCCAGGGCCAGCTCTGGGCCTGACGACGCCGCCGCGCGCCCTGCCGCCCGCCGGCGCGCAGGGCCGTGGCGCCGGCGTCCGCGTTCGCGCCGGTCGAACCCCGTGCCGGACACCGGGCACGGGAGTAACACTGACTGGTGATTCCGCGCACACATAGTGTCCCCGGGGAGCCGCCGGGGCCGACGGCCCTTACGCTCGGAAAACCCCCTCTACCGGGCTGCGCGGAGGTTCCCACCCCTATGAAGCTCACCGTCGTCGGCTGCTCGGGCTCGTTCCCGTCCGCGGACTCCGCCTGCTCCAGCTACCTGGTGGAGGCCGACGGCTACCGCCTGTTGCTCGACATGGGCAACGGCGCCCTGGGCGAGCTCCAGCGCCACTGCGGGCTCTACGACCTCGACGCGATCGTCCTCAGCCACCTGCACGCCGACCACTGCATCGACATGTGCGCCTACTTCGTCGTGCGCTACTTCCGCTTCGAGGGCGGACGCTGCGCCGCGCTGCCCGTCTACGGCCCCGCCGGGACCGAGGAGCGGCTGACGGCCGCCCACGCGGACGTCCCGTCGGAGGGCGCGATGCGCGAGGTCTTCGACTTCCGGACGCTCACCGACGGCGGCGTGCTCGAGCTGGGCCCCCTGCGCGTCCGCTCCGCCCTGGTGGACCACCCCGTCGAGGCGTACGGCTTCCGGATCGAACACGGCGACTCGGTGCTCACCTACTCCGGCGACACCGGCCGGACACCGGCCCTGGACGACCTGGCCCGCGACGCCGGCCTCTTCCTGTGCGAGGCCTCGTTCACGCACGGCAAGGAGGACATCCCCGGCCTGCACCTCAACGGCCGCGAAGCCGGCGAGACGGCCCGGCGGGCCGGAGCGTCCCGGCTGGTCCTCACCCACGTGCCGCCCTGGACGGACGCCCAGGTCAACCTCCGCGACGCGAAGGCCGCCTTCGACGGTCCCGTCGAACTGGCCCGCCCCGGCGCCGTCTACGAGGTCTGAGCACTCGGCGCACCGACGCCACCCGCCCCGGTCCGCTGCGGCCCCGCGCGGCGCCGGTCAGGTGAGGTTCTCCCGCTCCATCGCGGCGATCTCCTCGTCCGACTCCCGGCCCGGCGTCTTCAGGTCGAACTTGGTGATCACCACCCGGAAGAGCACGTAGTAGACCACCGCGAAGACCAGCCCGACCGGGATGAGCAGCCACGGCTTCGTCGCCTCCCCGTAGTTCAGCAGGTAGTCGAAGAGACCGGCCGAGAACGTGAAGCCCTCCCGGATGCCCAGCGCCCAGGTGACCGCCATCGAGACACCCGTCAGCAACGCGTGGATGCCGTAGAGCGCGGGCGCCAGGTAGACGAAGGAGAACTCGATCGGCTCCGTCACGCCCGTCACGAACGAGGTCAACCCCAGCGAGAACATCATCCCCGACACCGCCTTGCGACGCTCCGGCCGCGCGCAGTGCGCCATGGCCAGCGCGGCGGCCGGAAGGGCGAACATCATGATCGGATAGAACCCCGTCATGAACATCCCCGCGTCCGGGTCCCCGGCCAGGAAGCGGAAGAAGTCGCCGCTGGCGGTCTCGCCCTCATCGTCGGTGTACTCGCCGAACTGGTACCAGGCGAAGGTGTTGATCAACATGTGCATCCCGAACGGGATGAGCAGCCGGTTCATCACCCCGAAGATGCCCGACCCCCACGCGCCCAGATCCGACAGGCTCTCCGCCGCACCGTTCAGCCCGTTCCCGATAGGCGCCCAGCCGTAGCCGAACACCACCGCGAGGACCAGGGCGATGAACGACATCAGCACCGGCACGAAACGCCGTCCGCTGAAGAAGCCCAGCCACTCCGGCAGCCGCGTGCGGTGGTAGCGCTCCCACACCTTCGCGGTGATCACCCCCAGCACCACACCACCGAGCACCCCCGGGTTCACCGGGTCGCCGGTGACCTCGTCGGTGAACGCGCTCACCAGGGTGCTGCTGAACACCAGGTACGCCACCACGGCCGCGAACGCCGTCGAACCGTCCGCCTTGCGGGCGAACCCGATCGCCACGCCCACGCAGAACAGGATCGCGATGTTGTCGATGATCCCGCCGCCCGCCCCGCTGAACACCGCCGCCAGCCGATCCCAGCCCAGCCCCTCGTCACCCAGGACGTCCGGCTGGCCGATGCGCAGAATGAGCCCCGCCGCCGGGAGCGCGGCCACCGGCAGCTGCAGGCTGCGCCCCAGCTTCTGCAACGACCCCAGGGTCGCCTGCCGCCAGCCGCGCCGCGGCTTCGCGTCCTTCCGGGTGGTGGGCTCGGAGCTCATGGGCGCTCTCCCGGTTCGACCTGGCGGCGACGATGGGTGGAGCCCGGACGCGTCCCTCGGGCGGCAGGCGTCCGGACACGGAGCCGCTGCACGTCATCTTTCGGCACACATCACCCCAGCGCCCGCCAACCTGGGCCAACCGTGGGCCACTGTGGCAATCTGACGCATGGGTACCCGCCGAGACACAGGAGAGAGCCTCATGGCCACCAAGGCTGAGAAGATCGTCGCCGGGCTCGGCGGCATCAAGAACATCGAAGAGGTCGAGGGCTGCATCACCCGCCTCCGCACCGAGGTCATCGACTCCTCGCTGGTGGACGACACCGCCCTCAAGAGCGCCGGCGCCCACGGCGTCGTCAAGATGGGCACCGCGATCCAGGTCGTCATCGGCACCGACGCCGACCCCATCGCGGCGGAGATCGAGGACATGATGTAGCCGCAGGGCCCCGGCCGTGCCCGGACCCCCGGGCTCCCCTGCGGAACGGGCCTTCCGCTGCTCCTACTAGGCTCGCCCCCATGTCTCGTATCGACGGCCGCACAGCCGAACAGCTCCGCCCCGTCACCATCCAGCGCAACTGGAGCAAACACGCCGAGGGGTCCGTCCTCGTCTCCTTCGGCGACACCAAGGTCTTCTGCACCGCCAGCGTCACCGAGGGCGTGCCGCGCTGGCGCCGGGGCAGCGGAGAGGG contains the following coding sequences:
- a CDS encoding alanine/glycine:cation symporter family protein, which produces MASSETTWTDSVDEAVNNVFEPVASFLGDIVFYTVNIFGTDFPLIVGWLVVAGLVFSAYFGLAQVRHLKVAYRLVRGKYDQKDAPGEVNHFQALTSAVSGTVGLGNIAGVAIAISIGGPGATFWMILCGLLGMATKFVECTLGVKYREFNADGTVNGGPMLYLRKGLAERGKAGLGKVLAIGAAASLLFFTFFGGNLFQVNQSLEQVVSVTGGQDDSIFATSGGAIFFGLVLAGLVALVLIGGMKSIGAVTSRLVPSMAILYVIACLLVITFNITEVPSALGTIVSEAFQPEGVAGGVIGALIVGFQRAAFSNEAGIGSAPIAHSAVKTKRPATEGLVAMLEPFIDTVVICTMTALTIVIAGGPLYQETRDAAIKGEEFDTGTGAGISITSDAFDTALPWFPYLLTVAVVLFAFSTVITWGYYGLKCWGYLFGYSKTGELIYKVLFSIIIVTGALLSLGTLVSLADSTLFMAALFNILGLYFLAPVVRKELRKVLNYVRRRDAGESEEEIEAAEAAEEAQEASLRKA
- a CDS encoding M67 family metallopeptidase; its protein translation is MLTITRELHDRIVAHAREDHPDEACGVVAGPVGQGRPERFVPMLNAARSPTFYEFDSTDLLKLYREMDDRDEEPVVIYHSHTATEAYPSRTDISYANEPGAHYVLVSTAECGNDEGPFSFRSFRIVDGVVTEEDVRIVDAYAPTAQATAS
- a CDS encoding putative leader peptide, whose amino-acid sequence is MVIHDVNTEAPGCLLVARLHVDLCRLSSAMC
- a CDS encoding MoaD/ThiS family protein is translated as MAIEVRIPTILRTYTDGQKAVEGNGGTLAELFTDLESRYNGIQERLVDGGELRRFVNVYLNDEDVRFLDGINTRLGDGDSVTILPAVAGGMR
- a CDS encoding PLP-dependent cysteine synthase family protein, which codes for MRYDAPLAAVGNTPLVRLPRLSPSEDVRIWAKLEDRNPTGSIKDRPALHMIEEAEKDGRLTPGCTILEPTSGNTGISLAMAAKLKGYRIVCVMPENTSEERRELLAMWGAEIISSPAAGGSNTAVRVAKELAGEHPDWVMLYQYGNPGNAGAHYATTGPEILTDLPSITHFVAGLGTTGTLMGAGRYLREHRPDVQIVAAEPRYDDLVYGLRNLDEGFVPELYDASVLTSRFSVGSEDAVTRTRELLAQEGIFAGVSTGAALHAAIGVGRKAVRAGESADIVFIVADGGWKYLSTGIYTAASTEEAVARLQGQLWA
- a CDS encoding MBL fold metallo-hydrolase — encoded protein: MKLTVVGCSGSFPSADSACSSYLVEADGYRLLLDMGNGALGELQRHCGLYDLDAIVLSHLHADHCIDMCAYFVVRYFRFEGGRCAALPVYGPAGTEERLTAAHADVPSEGAMREVFDFRTLTDGGVLELGPLRVRSALVDHPVEAYGFRIEHGDSVLTYSGDTGRTPALDDLARDAGLFLCEASFTHGKEDIPGLHLNGREAGETARRAGASRLVLTHVPPWTDAQVNLRDAKAAFDGPVELARPGAVYEV
- a CDS encoding PTS transporter subunit EIIC; its protein translation is MSSEPTTRKDAKPRRGWRQATLGSLQKLGRSLQLPVAALPAAGLILRIGQPDVLGDEGLGWDRLAAVFSGAGGGIIDNIAILFCVGVAIGFARKADGSTAFAAVVAYLVFSSTLVSAFTDEVTGDPVNPGVLGGVVLGVITAKVWERYHRTRLPEWLGFFSGRRFVPVLMSFIALVLAVVFGYGWAPIGNGLNGAAESLSDLGAWGSGIFGVMNRLLIPFGMHMLINTFAWYQFGEYTDDEGETASGDFFRFLAGDPDAGMFMTGFYPIMMFALPAAALAMAHCARPERRKAVSGMMFSLGLTSFVTGVTEPIEFSFVYLAPALYGIHALLTGVSMAVTWALGIREGFTFSAGLFDYLLNYGEATKPWLLIPVGLVFAVVYYVLFRVVITKFDLKTPGRESDEEIAAMERENLT
- a CDS encoding PTS glucose/sucrose transporter subunit IIB, translating into MATKAEKIVAGLGGIKNIEEVEGCITRLRTEVIDSSLVDDTALKSAGAHGVVKMGTAIQVVIGTDADPIAAEIEDMM